A window from Posidoniimonas polymericola encodes these proteins:
- a CDS encoding ROK family protein — protein MSTTPDNSPLVLTLDAGGTNFSFAALRDGRRVGEPVVLPAAAGNLDHSLANLFEGFTRVNEGAGGGASAISFAFPGPADYRRGVLYNVGNLPAYSGGVPLAEILSKKFGVPTLINNDGDLFALGEAAAGLLPEVNAKLEEGGGPRRYHNLIGLTLGTGFGGGIVLNGKLLQGDNSLTGEVWLLRHGFNPDVNAEEGVSIRAVTGAYAGVASDPNAGERTPQDIARIADGEIEGDAVAAKEAFAQLGHTLGDAVANLVTVLDGLVVVGGGLSKAHKLFMPALLEVVNGAFPSGRDRLVQQVYNLECPTDAAKFYEPPSPTEHAPQTGVGISRLGANDAVGIGAYTVAIDALRTSP, from the coding sequence ATGAGCACGACGCCCGACAACAGCCCGCTCGTCCTGACGCTCGACGCCGGGGGCACAAACTTCTCGTTTGCCGCCCTGCGTGACGGCCGCCGCGTGGGCGAACCGGTGGTGCTGCCCGCCGCCGCCGGCAACCTCGACCACAGCCTAGCCAACCTGTTCGAGGGCTTCACCCGAGTGAACGAAGGCGCAGGAGGGGGAGCCAGCGCGATAAGTTTTGCGTTCCCCGGCCCTGCCGACTACCGCCGCGGCGTGCTGTACAACGTCGGCAATCTGCCGGCCTACAGCGGTGGCGTGCCGCTCGCCGAGATCCTGTCGAAGAAGTTCGGTGTGCCAACACTGATCAACAACGACGGCGATCTGTTCGCTCTCGGCGAGGCCGCTGCTGGGCTACTCCCTGAGGTCAATGCCAAACTCGAGGAGGGTGGCGGCCCGCGCCGCTACCACAACCTGATCGGCCTGACACTCGGCACCGGCTTCGGCGGCGGCATCGTGCTCAACGGCAAGCTGCTGCAGGGCGACAACTCGCTGACCGGCGAGGTCTGGTTGCTGCGGCACGGCTTCAACCCAGACGTCAACGCCGAAGAGGGAGTCAGCATCCGCGCGGTCACCGGCGCGTACGCCGGAGTGGCGTCGGACCCCAACGCCGGCGAACGGACCCCGCAAGACATCGCTCGGATCGCAGACGGCGAAATCGAGGGGGACGCCGTCGCGGCCAAGGAGGCGTTCGCCCAACTCGGACACACACTCGGCGACGCCGTGGCCAACCTGGTCACCGTGCTCGACGGCCTCGTCGTGGTCGGCGGCGGGCTCTCCAAGGCCCACAAGCTGTTTATGCCGGCCCTGCTCGAGGTGGTGAACGGCGCGTTCCCCAGCGGCCGCGACCGGTTGGTGCAGCAGGTGTACAACCTGGAGTGCCCGACCGACGCCGCCAAGTTCTACGAGCCCCCCTCCCCCACCGAGCACGCGCCGCAGACCGGCGTGGGCATCTCCCGCCTGGGCGCCAACGACGCCGTCGGCATCGGCGCCTACACCGTGGCAATCGACGCCCTCCGAACTAGCCCTTAA
- a CDS encoding glycoside hydrolase family 125 protein has translation MNVPNHRLFVLLPLLASLPLAAAADEFESQRPPAEERCFTSPTIERTINEVKAKIADPELAWMFENCYPNTLDTTVDYELIDGKPDTFVITGDIDAMWLRDSTAQVWPYMPYITEDEKLRKLIEGLVRRQTKCVLRDPYANAFYKDLTKPSHWASDKPSPIPGVHERKWEIDSLCYAVRLANEYFQLTGDKSVFDDAWVKSAKLIVQTFREEQRKDGTKFRFTRETNRMIDAPLFNGQGRPVKPVGLIASAFRPSDDSTLYPFLIPSNLFAIQSLRQLDAIFRDELGDAAFADECTALADEVQAAVDQYAKVEHLDFGNIYAYEVDGFGNRAFWDDANVPSLMSLAYLGVHEPNDPIYLRTRKFLLSDNNPYFFRGKAAEGQASPHTGNFRIWPMGIILRAMTSTSDEEITRCLQMLKDTHAGTGFMHEAFNKDDPADYTRDWFAWANTLFGELIVKIDNERPEILKQPLK, from the coding sequence ATGAACGTTCCCAACCATCGCCTGTTTGTTCTCCTGCCGCTGTTGGCCAGTCTGCCGCTGGCGGCTGCGGCCGACGAATTCGAGTCCCAGCGGCCACCGGCAGAGGAGCGTTGCTTCACAAGCCCGACCATCGAGCGGACGATCAACGAGGTGAAGGCTAAGATCGCCGACCCCGAGCTGGCCTGGATGTTCGAAAACTGCTACCCGAACACGCTCGACACCACAGTCGACTACGAACTAATCGACGGCAAGCCCGACACGTTCGTCATCACCGGCGACATCGACGCCATGTGGCTCCGCGACTCGACCGCGCAGGTCTGGCCGTACATGCCCTACATCACCGAGGACGAGAAGCTCCGGAAGTTGATCGAGGGCCTCGTCCGCCGGCAGACCAAGTGCGTGCTGCGGGACCCGTACGCCAACGCGTTCTACAAGGATCTGACCAAGCCGTCTCACTGGGCGAGCGACAAGCCGTCGCCGATCCCGGGCGTCCACGAGCGGAAGTGGGAGATCGACTCGCTCTGCTACGCGGTGCGGCTGGCAAACGAGTACTTCCAGCTAACCGGTGACAAGTCCGTCTTCGACGACGCCTGGGTCAAGTCCGCCAAGCTGATCGTGCAGACTTTCCGTGAAGAGCAGCGCAAGGACGGCACCAAGTTCCGCTTTACCCGCGAAACCAACCGCATGATCGACGCGCCGCTGTTCAACGGTCAGGGGCGGCCGGTGAAGCCGGTAGGCCTGATCGCCTCGGCCTTCCGCCCGAGCGACGACAGCACGCTCTACCCGTTCCTGATCCCGTCCAACCTGTTCGCCATCCAGTCGCTCCGCCAGCTAGACGCCATCTTCCGCGACGAGCTCGGCGACGCCGCGTTTGCCGACGAGTGCACCGCCCTGGCCGACGAGGTCCAGGCTGCCGTTGACCAGTACGCCAAGGTAGAGCACCTCGACTTTGGCAATATCTACGCCTACGAGGTCGACGGCTTTGGCAACCGCGCCTTCTGGGACGACGCCAACGTGCCGAGCCTGATGTCGCTGGCCTACCTGGGAGTGCACGAGCCGAACGACCCGATCTACCTCCGCACCCGCAAGTTCCTGCTGAGCGACAACAACCCCTACTTCTTCCGCGGCAAGGCGGCCGAGGGGCAAGCCAGCCCCCACACCGGCAACTTCCGCATCTGGCCGATGGGCATTATCCTGCGGGCGATGACCAGCACCTCGGACGAGGAGATCACGCGGTGCCTGCAGATGCTCAAGGACACGCACGCCGGGACCGGGTTCATGCACGAGGCCTTCAACAAGGACGACCCCGCCGACTACACCCGCGACTGGTTCGCCTGGGCCAACACGCTGTTCGGCGAGCTGATCGTGAAAATCGACAACGAGCGGCCAGAGATCCTTAAGCAGCCGCTGAAGTAG
- a CDS encoding sugar MFS transporter, giving the protein MPGAVDTTAGSPDRSAASTPQLGNTTGPFAVITLLFFFWGFITVMNDVLIPFLKGSFELSYFQAGLVQFAFFGAFFVISLIYFLVSSSSGDPINRFGYQKTIVLALVICAGGCALFSPAAANASYAFFLGALFLLATGVTILQIAANPYAAILGKPENASARLNLAQGFNSLGTTLAPIVGGLLLYKVFAPEGNVTLDAIKTPYLIYGGMFLLLAIVVGLSKLPRINEGGASGSGNAFQFPQLVLGMGAIFLYVGAEVAIGSYLINFMAHEDVMGWEEHVASIYLAYYWGGAMIGRLCGAIAMTQSDSPGKKPLYMAITAAGLVALIYVITAVRIEANVLEMDFLPFVELIPFVVMVALCLAAFAIGRGRPATILMIFSLSLIGLLVVAALFDGKVALWAALGIGLFNSIMWSNIFTLAIDDLGEHTSQGSSLLVMMIVGGAIFPPLMGLIADATDVRMAFLVPIVSYVYIAFYGWWSQRRISAKHAAA; this is encoded by the coding sequence ATGCCAGGAGCTGTCGACACCACGGCGGGTTCGCCCGATCGTTCTGCGGCGAGCACGCCGCAACTCGGGAACACCACCGGCCCGTTCGCCGTCATTACGCTGCTGTTCTTCTTCTGGGGTTTCATCACCGTCATGAACGACGTGCTGATCCCGTTCCTCAAGGGCAGCTTCGAATTGTCGTACTTCCAGGCGGGCCTGGTGCAGTTTGCGTTCTTCGGCGCGTTCTTTGTCATCTCGCTGATCTACTTCCTGGTTTCTTCGAGCAGCGGCGACCCGATCAACCGCTTCGGGTACCAAAAGACGATTGTACTGGCGCTGGTGATCTGCGCCGGCGGCTGTGCGTTGTTCTCCCCGGCGGCGGCGAACGCCTCCTACGCGTTCTTCCTTGGCGCCCTGTTTCTGCTCGCGACCGGCGTGACGATTCTGCAAATCGCCGCTAACCCGTACGCGGCGATCCTCGGCAAGCCCGAGAACGCCTCCGCCCGGCTGAACCTGGCGCAGGGCTTCAACTCGCTCGGCACCACCCTCGCGCCGATCGTCGGCGGTTTGCTGCTCTACAAGGTGTTCGCGCCCGAGGGCAACGTCACGCTCGACGCTATCAAGACACCCTACCTGATCTACGGCGGCATGTTCCTGCTGCTGGCGATCGTCGTGGGCTTGAGCAAGCTCCCACGCATCAACGAGGGGGGCGCCTCCGGCAGCGGCAACGCTTTCCAGTTCCCGCAGCTGGTGCTCGGCATGGGCGCCATCTTCCTGTACGTCGGCGCCGAGGTGGCAATCGGCAGCTACCTGATCAACTTCATGGCCCACGAGGACGTGATGGGCTGGGAAGAGCACGTCGCGAGCATCTACCTGGCCTACTACTGGGGCGGCGCCATGATCGGCCGCCTGTGCGGAGCGATCGCCATGACCCAGAGCGACTCGCCCGGCAAGAAGCCGCTCTACATGGCGATCACTGCGGCGGGCCTGGTCGCCCTGATCTACGTTATTACCGCTGTGCGCATTGAGGCCAATGTCCTCGAGATGGACTTCCTCCCGTTCGTGGAGCTGATCCCGTTCGTGGTGATGGTCGCCCTCTGCCTCGCCGCATTCGCCATCGGCCGCGGCAGGCCGGCGACGATCCTTATGATCTTCTCGTTGTCGCTGATCGGTCTGCTCGTCGTGGCGGCTCTGTTCGATGGGAAGGTAGCGCTGTGGGCCGCGTTGGGCATCGGCCTGTTCAACTCGATTATGTGGTCGAACATCTTCACGCTCGCCATCGACGACCTGGGCGAACACACCTCGCAGGGCTCGTCGCTGCTGGTGATGATGATCGTGGGCGGCGCCATCTTCCCGCCGCTGATGGGCCTGATCGCCGACGCGACCGACGTGCGGATGGCCTTCCTGGTGCCGATCGTCAGCTACGTCTACATCGCCTTCTACGGGTGGTGGAGCCAACGCCGCATCTCCGCCAAGCACGCAGCAGCATGA
- a CDS encoding serine/threonine-protein kinase, whose protein sequence is MAHEPPDSSRHGDSGPSADAAAEPTLPQQLPEVASSQRATLDSRNTDVRLAEDETAAAPSFRPPIAAANPDRGIGALAHGEQIDDFIVERVLGKGAFGVVYLARQVSLDRQVALKVGANEGSEGRTMARLEHDYIVQVFSESIDATGRLRLLCMQLVPGASLEGVIHNLHRRDAEGRCGWSGADYLAVVESRAQIHDVLDTTAIRDRELIAGFDCVQTAAWVGGRLAEAIDYAHRQGVLHRDIKPANILVNQYGRPMLADFNISLRAAEDGAPSDTAFGGTLAFMAPEHLDAFSNQNGATVDDVDEQSDVYSLAIVVYELLTGGRPFCEVRRSENRTRFVRDLADARRAAPPPLTDEPPSARKTLLRVTARGLEGQKGDRWRSGAEFAAALDGCREMRTAERDLPAPKWFTKSAWKAPFLWFALLAVGPQIIGSVVNIAYNFAEIVGSLEREQSDLFFSRLVPIYNGLVYPLLVAVGVAVVAPVYRVWRQLHSSQRVSEEAVAEARKRAVALPYWMLGIAAAGWLPGGLVFPWLIDRLLDQPVDGQVYLSFVMSFTLSGLIAVAYSVCGLQILVLQVLYPRLWNDPTSFRQVARSELANTPFRLWLINLLSAVIPLVASVIVLAPPAVAAFRNGERTVTEPIGVRLLLLALILLGIAGFQITSAATRRMSRSYNALIGAQS, encoded by the coding sequence ATGGCACACGAGCCCCCGGACAGCTCTCGACACGGCGACTCCGGCCCCAGCGCGGACGCGGCCGCCGAGCCAACGCTCCCCCAGCAACTGCCGGAGGTGGCTTCCAGCCAACGTGCGACGCTCGACTCCCGCAACACGGATGTCCGCCTCGCGGAGGACGAAACCGCCGCCGCCCCCAGCTTCCGCCCTCCTATTGCCGCGGCGAATCCAGACCGGGGCATCGGGGCCCTGGCGCACGGCGAGCAGATCGACGACTTCATCGTAGAAAGGGTGCTTGGTAAAGGCGCCTTCGGCGTTGTCTACCTGGCGAGGCAGGTCTCACTCGACCGCCAAGTCGCCCTCAAGGTTGGCGCGAATGAGGGGAGCGAGGGCCGCACCATGGCCCGCCTGGAACACGACTACATCGTCCAGGTGTTCTCGGAGAGCATCGACGCGACCGGTCGGCTGCGGCTGCTCTGCATGCAGCTGGTGCCAGGCGCATCTCTGGAGGGCGTGATTCACAACCTCCACCGCCGCGACGCCGAAGGCCGGTGCGGGTGGAGCGGCGCCGACTACCTGGCGGTCGTCGAGTCGCGGGCTCAGATTCACGACGTGCTCGACACCACCGCGATCCGGGACCGAGAGCTCATCGCCGGCTTTGATTGCGTTCAGACCGCGGCCTGGGTCGGCGGCCGCCTGGCCGAGGCGATTGACTACGCCCACCGTCAAGGCGTGCTGCACCGCGATATCAAGCCGGCCAACATCCTGGTCAATCAGTACGGCCGCCCGATGCTGGCCGACTTCAACATCTCGCTGCGTGCGGCAGAGGACGGCGCCCCTTCGGACACGGCCTTTGGTGGGACGCTGGCCTTCATGGCGCCCGAGCACCTCGACGCCTTCAGCAATCAGAACGGCGCTACCGTCGACGATGTCGACGAGCAGTCGGATGTCTACTCGCTTGCGATCGTGGTCTACGAACTCCTGACCGGAGGGCGCCCGTTCTGTGAAGTCCGACGCTCTGAGAATAGGACCCGCTTCGTTCGCGATCTGGCAGACGCGCGCCGCGCCGCGCCCCCGCCCCTGACCGACGAGCCGCCCAGCGCACGCAAGACCCTGCTGCGTGTCACCGCCCGGGGACTAGAGGGCCAGAAGGGCGACCGCTGGCGGAGCGGCGCCGAATTCGCGGCCGCGCTCGACGGCTGCCGCGAGATGCGCACCGCCGAGCGGGACCTTCCCGCGCCCAAGTGGTTCACAAAGTCGGCGTGGAAGGCGCCGTTCCTCTGGTTTGCGTTGCTAGCTGTCGGCCCCCAGATCATCGGCAGTGTGGTTAACATCGCTTACAACTTTGCCGAGATCGTTGGGTCGCTGGAAAGGGAGCAGAGCGACCTGTTCTTCAGCCGGCTAGTGCCGATCTACAATGGCCTGGTCTACCCGCTTCTGGTCGCGGTTGGAGTAGCAGTCGTCGCGCCGGTCTACCGCGTCTGGCGGCAGCTCCACAGCAGCCAGCGAGTAAGCGAAGAGGCCGTTGCTGAGGCGCGCAAACGCGCTGTCGCCCTCCCCTACTGGATGCTCGGCATCGCCGCCGCGGGCTGGCTGCCGGGGGGGCTGGTGTTCCCGTGGCTGATCGACCGGCTGCTCGACCAGCCAGTCGACGGGCAGGTTTACCTCAGTTTCGTGATGTCGTTCACGCTGTCTGGGCTGATCGCGGTCGCCTACTCGGTCTGCGGCCTGCAGATACTCGTGCTCCAGGTGCTCTACCCACGGCTCTGGAACGACCCGACCTCGTTCCGGCAGGTGGCCCGCAGCGAGCTGGCCAATACGCCGTTCCGGCTGTGGTTGATCAACCTGCTCAGCGCGGTGATCCCATTGGTGGCCAGCGTAATCGTGCTCGCCCCGCCTGCGGTTGCCGCCTTCAGGAACGGAGAGCGAACGGTCACCGAACCGATCGGTGTGCGCCTGCTGCTGCTGGCGCTCATCCTGCTCGGCATCGCCGGGTTCCAGATCACCAGCGCAGCGACCCGGCGGATGTCGAGGTCCTACAACGCGCTGATCGGCGCCCAGTCCTAG
- a CDS encoding MFS transporter yields the protein MPARRPEMLRRAVMLANANAALWAIGSGLAPTLLITYLAIGHGAQGLGMSFVLAAPRFAGVLRLATPQLMNRLGSPKRLCVLAYAASSLLLGVAAIVPARVSPVPAGSRLAVLVAAWAAYQVVEYIGTTSLWVWLGRIYPLPLRGRLIGVREQWLTRGQIVGAIAGFCLASSRTSPHLLWWLTPLDVTALAGAAAMATAVLPLIAMPTGSGVTPATVEDAPHRKARVLTPEMRNLLVWSVLLSFANGIAAPARGIMPYRALGMTYPALLALATVMRLGQSICAPVLGAYADRLGARPVIAWSQAVVVLSPLFFLLASPSSPWWVAGAYACWIAYAGLNVGLDLLKLQVAPPGREARSLALYYTANDLASGATIIAGGLLLQPLLNGSTADTSSYTWLLALGFAARLTVGLLAPILPSGPQKPAPSVATA from the coding sequence ATGCCAGCAAGACGCCCCGAGATGCTGCGCCGCGCTGTGATGCTTGCCAACGCGAACGCGGCGTTGTGGGCGATCGGCTCCGGGCTGGCGCCAACCCTGCTGATCACGTACCTCGCTATCGGCCATGGGGCGCAGGGTCTGGGGATGAGCTTCGTGCTGGCCGCGCCGCGGTTCGCCGGGGTCCTCCGCTTGGCGACGCCGCAACTGATGAACCGCCTAGGATCGCCAAAGCGTTTGTGCGTGCTTGCCTACGCAGCAAGCAGCCTGCTCCTGGGCGTTGCGGCGATCGTACCGGCGAGGGTCAGCCCGGTCCCCGCCGGCAGTCGACTGGCGGTATTGGTGGCGGCCTGGGCCGCCTACCAGGTTGTCGAGTATATCGGCACGACCTCGCTCTGGGTGTGGCTCGGGCGAATCTACCCATTGCCGCTGCGGGGGAGATTGATCGGCGTACGAGAACAGTGGCTGACCCGTGGGCAGATTGTTGGCGCAATCGCCGGGTTCTGCCTGGCGTCGTCGCGGACTTCTCCTCATCTGCTTTGGTGGCTAACCCCTCTAGACGTTACCGCGCTGGCTGGCGCCGCGGCGATGGCGACCGCCGTGCTGCCGCTGATCGCGATGCCCACAGGCAGCGGCGTCACCCCCGCCACCGTGGAGGATGCCCCCCACCGCAAGGCACGCGTGCTCACGCCCGAGATGCGGAACCTGCTCGTGTGGTCTGTGCTGCTCTCGTTCGCCAACGGAATCGCTGCCCCGGCCCGAGGCATCATGCCGTACCGCGCGTTGGGGATGACCTACCCGGCGTTGCTGGCGCTCGCGACCGTGATGAGGCTTGGTCAGTCGATTTGTGCGCCTGTGCTAGGCGCCTATGCCGATCGACTTGGAGCACGCCCCGTTATTGCGTGGTCCCAGGCGGTGGTTGTCTTAAGCCCACTGTTCTTCTTGCTGGCGTCGCCCTCTTCACCGTGGTGGGTGGCGGGCGCGTACGCCTGCTGGATCGCGTACGCCGGACTAAATGTGGGGCTCGACCTCCTCAAGCTCCAAGTCGCGCCCCCTGGCCGCGAGGCCCGCTCTCTGGCGCTGTATTACACCGCCAACGACCTCGCCAGCGGGGCGACGATCATCGCCGGTGGGCTGCTGCTCCAGCCGCTGCTCAACGGCTCCACGGCGGACACGTCATCCTACACCTGGCTGCTCGCCCTGGGGTTCGCCGCACGCCTGACCGTTGGCCTGCTCGCGCCGATCCTACCGTCCGGCCCCCAAAAACCTGCCCCATCGGTTGCCACCGCGTAA
- a CDS encoding RNA polymerase sigma factor, with the protein MPHTELVVMESWDDRLSRIPTQWSMVQRAHGGQQTEVGDAQRKLLERYGGAVRRYALAALRNEEAADDVFQEFALRFVRGDFQTASPDKGRFRSFLKTTVYHLIVDHQRKKKRGAREAQMGDDAPEPVAPDEESLGDLFNESWRDDLLARTWVKLQAAEGETGKPYYTVLRCRVEHPEARSPELAELLSERLSKPMKAGAARVVLHRAREAFADLLLDEVAHSLDEADRDRVEQELIDLNLLEYCRPALEKKAGPPTDAT; encoded by the coding sequence ATGCCTCACACGGAACTGGTCGTTATGGAATCCTGGGACGATCGACTTAGCCGTATCCCCACGCAGTGGTCGATGGTCCAACGCGCGCACGGCGGTCAGCAGACCGAAGTCGGCGACGCCCAGCGCAAGCTGCTCGAGCGGTACGGCGGCGCGGTCCGCCGCTACGCGTTGGCCGCCCTCCGCAACGAAGAGGCCGCGGACGACGTCTTCCAAGAGTTCGCCCTGCGGTTTGTCAGGGGCGACTTCCAGACGGCCAGCCCCGACAAAGGGCGTTTCCGAAGCTTCCTGAAGACGACCGTCTACCACCTGATCGTTGATCACCAGCGCAAGAAGAAACGCGGCGCCCGCGAGGCCCAGATGGGTGACGACGCCCCCGAACCGGTGGCGCCGGACGAGGAGTCGCTCGGCGACCTGTTCAACGAGTCTTGGCGCGACGACCTCCTTGCCCGCACCTGGGTCAAGCTCCAGGCCGCCGAGGGCGAGACCGGCAAACCCTACTACACCGTGCTGCGCTGCCGCGTCGAGCACCCCGAGGCCCGGTCCCCGGAGCTCGCGGAGCTGCTGAGCGAGAGGCTCAGCAAGCCGATGAAAGCGGGCGCCGCACGGGTAGTCCTGCACCGCGCCCGCGAGGCGTTCGCGGACCTGCTGCTCGATGAGGTTGCCCACTCGCTAGACGAGGCCGATCGCGACCGGGTTGAGCAAGAGCTGATCGACCTCAATTTGCTAGAATACTGCCGGCCTGCGCTCGAGAAGAAGGCCGGCCCTCCCACTGACGCCACCTAG
- a CDS encoding DUF1570 domain-containing protein, whose protein sequence is MIAPPHPAARPRIRAAVLLLTCLGAAGPTRELWAENAIRVVYQQGDSRGESTGAVFAEDRSGGVCLLQEDGELLLLSADEVVERADVAEPFQPLTEEQLTERLQEELGERFAFYTTPHYVVAYDTSRAYAKWLSSLLERLHKAFVNYWQNEGLELEEPKFPLVVVVYADQASYRRASAEELGGASGIIGYYSLTTNRVSMHDLTGTETRRNANDRTSLREINRMVSRPEVAPMVATIVHEATHQVAFNTGMMSRFADLPLWLVEGMAIYFEAPDLSSGRGWRGIGKVNRPRLQEFQRGARGWDSERLRALVTSDQRLRDPNTAASAYAEAWALNYFLIKQRPDAYRSYLKYLAGLAPFGELPENQRIRDFEEYFGPIDDLSRDFFRAILRVD, encoded by the coding sequence ATGATTGCACCACCTCACCCCGCTGCCCGTCCGCGAATCCGCGCCGCCGTGCTACTGCTGACCTGTCTTGGCGCGGCAGGCCCCACCCGGGAGCTGTGGGCAGAGAACGCCATCCGCGTGGTTTATCAGCAGGGAGATTCGCGGGGGGAGTCGACCGGTGCGGTGTTCGCCGAGGATCGATCGGGCGGCGTTTGCCTGCTCCAAGAGGACGGCGAGCTGCTGCTGCTATCGGCCGACGAAGTGGTCGAACGTGCCGACGTCGCCGAGCCCTTCCAGCCCCTAACAGAGGAGCAACTCACCGAGCGGCTCCAGGAAGAACTCGGCGAGCGTTTTGCCTTCTACACGACCCCGCACTACGTCGTCGCCTACGACACCTCTCGGGCCTACGCCAAGTGGCTGAGCTCGCTGCTCGAGCGGCTGCACAAGGCGTTTGTCAACTACTGGCAGAACGAGGGCCTTGAACTTGAGGAGCCGAAATTCCCACTGGTAGTGGTCGTGTACGCCGACCAGGCGTCGTACAGGCGGGCCTCGGCAGAGGAGCTGGGGGGCGCCAGCGGGATCATTGGGTACTACAGCCTGACCACGAATCGGGTATCAATGCACGACCTGACCGGCACTGAGACCCGCCGCAACGCCAACGACCGGACGTCGCTCCGAGAGATCAACCGCATGGTCTCACGCCCCGAGGTTGCGCCGATGGTCGCCACGATCGTCCACGAGGCGACCCACCAGGTCGCCTTCAACACCGGCATGATGAGCCGGTTTGCCGACCTCCCCCTCTGGCTTGTGGAGGGGATGGCAATCTACTTCGAAGCGCCGGACCTTTCTTCGGGACGCGGGTGGCGTGGAATCGGCAAGGTTAATCGCCCGCGGCTCCAGGAGTTCCAGCGGGGCGCCCGGGGCTGGGACTCCGAACGGCTCCGTGCCTTGGTGACCAGCGACCAGCGGCTGCGTGACCCAAACACCGCGGCGAGCGCCTACGCCGAGGCCTGGGCGCTCAATTATTTTCTCATCAAGCAGCGGCCCGACGCTTACCGATCTTACCTGAAGTATCTTGCCGGCCTCGCCCCTTTCGGCGAGCTGCCCGAGAACCAACGGATCAGGGACTTCGAAGAGTATTTTGGACCCATCGACGACCTCAGCCGCGATTTTTTTCGCGCTATCTTGCGGGTCGACTAA
- a CDS encoding prepilin-type N-terminal cleavage/methylation domain-containing protein: protein MRSHASYRNRGFSLIELLAVVVIIGIIAAIIVPRVSVSANAAKEKTQAHHIGHLNHLVEIYFTQQGSWPAALTDLDPQYLPEGVPTPPMGGSYTLDATTHRVGHTP, encoded by the coding sequence ATGCGATCCCACGCGTCCTACCGGAACCGAGGCTTCTCACTCATCGAGCTGCTGGCGGTCGTGGTGATCATCGGTATCATCGCGGCTATCATTGTGCCCCGGGTCTCGGTGTCGGCAAACGCCGCAAAAGAAAAGACGCAGGCGCACCACATTGGGCACCTGAATCACCTGGTAGAGATCTACTTCACCCAGCAGGGATCTTGGCCTGCGGCGTTGACGGACCTCGATCCGCAGTACCTTCCGGAAGGCGTGCCCACCCCCCCGATGGGCGGATCGTACACGCTCGACGCGACCACGCACCGCGTGGGCCACACCCCCTAG